Proteins found in one Channa argus isolate prfri chromosome 7, Channa argus male v1.0, whole genome shotgun sequence genomic segment:
- the LOC137131098 gene encoding inactive phospholipase C-like protein 2, producing MAECGEDGSKSPLHQRDTAVPSEGAAGKTHCEVSVSNGECWISENMVGSGSLVGPCGQAGVETADTSLESDAKSEIPRRSSIIKDASRQRKERKKTVSFSSMPTEKKISSASDCISAMVDGSELKKVRSNSRIYHRYFLLDADMQSLRWEPSKKESEKAKIDIKSIKEVRSGKNTDTFRTNGTYDQISEDCAFSVIFGENYESLDLVANTADVANIWVTGLRYLISYGKHSLNMMESSQNNMRSSWLGELFDDADSNNSKQISICAAVQLVKKLNPGLKNVKIELKFKELHKANDKAGSDVTKEEFVEVFHDLNTRPEIYFLFVQFSSNKEFMDSKDLMIFLEAEQGMAEVSEDTSLEVIRKYEPSKEGQFKGWLSLHGFTNYLMSPECHIFDPEQKTVCQDMSQPLSHYYINSSHNTYLIEDQFRGPSDVTGYIRALKMGCRSVELDVWDGHDNEPVIYTGHTMTSQIAFRSVIDNVNKYAFAASEYPLILCLENHCSLKQQRVMFQHLKKILGDKIHLNPPKSEDCYLPSPSDLKGKILLKGKKLGTNCTASEGEVTDEDEGAEMSQRMSIESTEQQTIAPKKFQLSKDLSDLVTLCKSVEFKDFSTSFRSQKHWEMCSFNEVLASRSASDFPGDFVNYNKKFLSRIYPSPMRIDSSNMNPQDFWKCGCQIVAMNYQTPGLMMDLNIGWFRQNGNCGYVLRPAIMREQVSYFSANTKDSVPGVSPQLLHIKIISGQNFPKPKGSGAKGDVVDPYVYVEIHGIPADCAEQRTKTVHQNGDNPLFDESFEFQINLPELAMVRFVVLDDDFIGDEFIGQYTIPFECLQPGFRHIPLQSLTGEILPHTLLFVHVAMTNRRGGGKPHKRGLSVRKGKRSREYASMRVLLIKAVDDVFKTALLPLREATDLRENMQNAIVSFKELCGLSAVANLKQCILALSPRLIGPDSSPFLLFNLNDQYPNLEPEGLLPEVLKKAVTTYDMVIQTSKTLLENSEGLYETILQTQKAAMEFHENLHDLAVKEGLKGRKLHKAIEGFTWNITILKGQADLLKHARSEVQENLKQIHYAALTCNLSKGGAVGGSSGSECKSRPSLEAIPEKATAEEELTDEDD from the exons GATGCCTCAAGACAacggaaagaaagaaagaagactgTATCATTCAGCAGCATGCCCACTGAGAAGAAAATTAGCAGTGCAAGCGACTGCATCAGTGCGATGGTGGACGGCTCTGAGCTCAAAAAAGTGCGATCCAATTCGCGCATTTACCACCGCTACTTTCTTCTTGATGCCGACATGCAGTCCTTGAGATGGGAGCCCTCAAAGAAAGAATCAGAAAAGGCCAAAATTGATATAAAATCCATCAAGGAGGTTCGGTCAGGAAAAAATACAGACACTTTTAGAACTAATGGAACCTATGATCAGATATCGGAGGACTGTGCTTTCTCAGTCATTTTTGGGGAAAACTATGAGTCTCTGGACTTGGTGGCAAACACTGCAGATGTGGCGAATATATGGGTTACTGGGCTGAGGTACCTGATCTCCTACGGAAAACATTCGTTAAATATGATGGAGAGCAGTCAAAACAACATGCGCTCATCATGGCTAGGTGAACTTTTTGATGATGCAGACAgtaacaacagcaaacaaataagTATATGTGCTGCTGTGCAGCTAGTCAAAAAGCTAAACCCAGgacttaaaaatgtgaaaatagaaCTGAAGTTTAAGGAGCTTCACAAAGCCAACGACAAAGCAGGTTCTGATGTGACAAAAGAGGAATTCGTTGAGGTCTTTCACGATCTTAACACCAGGCCggaaatttattttctctttgttcagTTCTCCAGCAACAAAGAATTCATGGATTCCAAGGACTTAATGATATTTCTGGAGGCCGAGCAGGGTATGGCCGAAGTCAGTGAGGACACCAGTTTAGAGGTAATTCGGAAATATGAGCCATCTAAAGAGGGCCAGTTCAAGGGTTGGCTGTCTCTCCATGGATTTACCAACTATCTCATGTCACCGGAGTGCCatatatttgaccctgaacaaaaAACTGTCTGCCAAGATATGAGCCAACCCTTGTCTCACTATTACATCAATTCATCCCACAATACATACCTGATAGAAGATCAGTTCAGAGGTCCTTCAGATGTGACTGGCTATATTCGTGCCCTCAAGATGGGCTGCCGCAGTGTGGAGCTGGATGTGTGGGATGGGCATGATAACGAACCTGTCATTTACACTGGTCACACGATGACTTCCCAGATCGCTTTTCGCAGCGTCATCGACAACGTCAACAAGTACGCCTTTGCTGCATCGGAGTATCCACTGATACTTTGTTTAGAAAACCACTGTTCCCTAAAGCAGCAGAGAGTTATGTTTCAGCACCTGAAAAAGATACTCGGAGACAAGATCCATCTAAATCCACCTAAATCTGAGGACTGCTACCTCCCCTCTCCGTCTGATCTGAAGGGAAAGATCCTTCTGAAGGGGAAGAAACTGGGCACCAATTGCACTGCTTCAGAAGGTGAGGTGACAGATGAGGACGAAGGCGCGGAGATGTCTCAAAGAATGAGCATTGAGTCAACTGAACAACAAACTATTGCACCCAAGAAATTCCAGCTTTCTAAAGACCTCTCCGATCTGGTGACTTTGTGCAAGTCTGTGGAGTTCAAAGACTTCTCAACGTCCTTTCGGAGCCAGAAGCACTGGGAGATGTGCTCATTCAATGAGGTCCTTGCCAGCCGCTCTGCCAGCGACTTTCCAGGTGATTTTGTGAACTACAACAAGAAGTTCCTATCACGAATTTACCCCAGTCCCATGCGGATTGATTCCAGCAACATGAATCCCCAAGATTTCTGGAAGTGTGGTTGCCAGATCGTGGCTATGAACTACCAAACTCCAGGCCTGATGATGGATTTAAACATTGGCTGGTTCCGCCAGAACGGGAACTGTGGTTATGTGCTGCGTCCAGCAATTATGAGGGAGCAGGTTTCATATTTCAGTGCCAACACTAAAGATTCAGTGCCCGGTGTTTCTCCACAGCTCTTGCACATCAAGATCATCAGTGGTCAAAACTTCCCCAAACCCAAAGGCTCAGGTGCCAAAGGAGATGTAGTAGATCCCTACGTATATGTGGAGATACACGGCATTCCTGCTGACTGTGCTGAACAAAGGACTAAAACTGTTCACCAGAATGGGGACAACCCTCTCTTCGACGAGAGCTTTGAGTTCCAGATTAATCTCCCGGAACTTGCAATGGTGCGTTTTGTGGTGCTAGATGATGACTTTATTGGGGATGAATTTATTGGCCAGTACACAATCCCCTTCGAGTGTCTCCAGCCAGGTTTCCGCCATATACCTCTGCAGTCTCTGACGGGGGAAATTCTGCCACACACCTTGTTGTTTGTTCACGTGGCCATGACCAATCGAAGAGGAGGCGGCAAACCCCACAAAAGGGGACTGTCTGTACGAAAAGGCAAGAGGAGCAGAGAGTATGCCAGCATGAGAGTGCTGTTGATTAAGGCTGTGGATGATGTCTTCAAAACAGCCTTGCTGCCACTGAGGGAAGCAACGGACCTCAGAGAAAACATGCAG AACGCCATAGTGTCCTTTAAAGAGCTGTGCGGCCTTTCAGCGGTGGCCAACCTGAAGCAGTGCATCTTGGCCCTTTCCCCTCGACTGATTGGACCCGACAGCAGCCCCTTTCTGTTGTTTAACCTCAATGACCAGTATCCCAACTTGGAGCCTGAAGGCCTTCTACCAGAGGTTCTCAAGAAAGCGGTCACCACATACGATATG gtgATCCAGACCAGCAAGACTCTGTTAGAGAACTCAGAGGGGCTGTATGAGACAATTCTACAAACCCAAAAAGCAG CGATGGAGTTTCACGAGAACCTCCACGACTTGGCTGTGAAGGAGGGACTAAAGGGCAGGAAGTTGCACAAGGCCATAGAGGGCTTCACATGGAACATCACTATACTAAAG GGCCAAGCCGACCTACTGAAGCACGCCAGAAGTGAAGTCCAGGAGAACCTCAAGCAGATCCACTATGCTGCACTCACCTGTAACTTGAGTAAAGGTGGAGCAGTGGGTGGCTCCTCTGGGTCTGAGTGCAAGAGCAGGCCCAGCCTCGAGGCCATTCCTGAAAAGGCTACCGCAGAGGAGGAGCTCACAGACGAAGACGACTGA